From the genome of Rubripirellula reticaptiva:
AAAAAATTTCGTGGGACTTGTGTGAGTTGATCGAAGACACTCAGTCCGGCGAAACGCCGCTCGATCACATTGTGTTGGACTTTCGCGGGATCGACCGCATCGGATCGGCCGGATTGAACGGCCTGATCGGAATCAAGAGCAAGGCCCGCAGCCATGGCGTGCGCGTGGTGCTAAGTAACGTGCAAGAGTCGGTTCGCGACGTTTTCGCGTTGACTCGGCTCGAACGAATGTTCGAGTTTCGTACCGTTGACGGACGCGGCGTCACGTTCGGCTAAATCTTTTGTAGCAACTTCTACTTGCTGGGCGTTACGGTGATCGTGTGAGTGACGGGCACCATTGCGTCTCGGATCGCTTTTGCCAGCGGAGTTCTGATGGCTTCCGTGCGCGTTGCTGCGGCTTCGATGTCGCGTTTTCCTTCGGCGCCGTGAAAGACTTTCTTGATCTGTTCAGTTTCGTAGGTTTGTTTCGCTGCGACTGCTTCGTCAACCTTTGCGAATGGTCTCGAGAACGGATTGCTCGGGAAAGCCTTTGGCAGATTGACACCCGCAGCCAATTCTACGCTCGAAAACCGTTGGATTTGCTCGCCCCACTGAACGTCCGCAAACTCGGATTCTAAGCCTGTGACGGTCAGCGTGAATTGGTTTAGTTCCTCGAAGAATGGAACCAGCATCATGCCCGAACGGATCATGTTTTCGTCATCGAGTGATCCTTCGGCGACCATCGGGTAGCGGTTGCTGGTGATGACGATTGTGCCAGCGCTAGTCAGTTTTGCGGTGTGTCCGTCCGATGCCGAGACGGAATCGTCGTTCATGTCGATTGTGAATTGGCCGATCTTTCCATCGATTCCCATCGCGCGTAGGTACGCGTATGCCATGATCACGTGGCCTGCCCAACCGGGGTGAATCCCATCGGCACCCGCGACTTCGTAGGGATTGTCAGGCTGGCCATATTGCTTGCCCGCCAAGACTTGTGCTTTGAACATTGGCCAAAACACGTCGGCGAAACGAACGTCTTCGCTGTTTGCAATTTCGATGCAGATGTCTCTGAGCGTGCAAAGGTTCAAGTTGTGTTCTTCGAGTGTTCCGTTTTTTGCGTTCACCCACTTTGCGATTTTCCCGGAACAGCCGGGTGATCCGACGACGACGTCCACGTCGGACGCTTTCAGTTTGCGAACGATGGCGGTGTAGTGGTCTCGGTACCAGCGTCCGTTTACCCAATCGAACGGTCGGTACCGAGCGTCGTTCATGCCATAAGACAGCGTGGCGACAGTCGGCGAGAATCGAAGCACGTCTTGTTCAAGTCGGCGAAGCATGCCGTCGGTTTTTTCGCCACTCCATCCGAACTGACGCGTTTCGATTTCGAGCTGCGGATAGCAAACCGTCAGATAGGTTTCGATCATTCGCGAGTAACGTTTTTGTTCGGTGATCGAGTCGCCCAGGATCGCCAATCGGTCACCCTTGCTAAGCAGCATTGGCCCCGGCGCGGGTGCCTTCATCGGATTGAACTCGTCGAACGCTTCGTCATCGGGCTTGGATTCGTATTCATAAGGGCCGAATACGATTGTCGGCGATATGTCTTGGGCAATTGGCGTCGCTGTGTCTTGAGCAACGCAAAGCAACGGGAACAAGCACAGGGACAACGCTATGTTTAAACGCATCATCAAACCAAACGGTTAAGGGGAAATTTCAAGGATGTAGGTCATCTCGATTTAGTTATGGTTTGTTACCGTCGGCAGAGGCTTGCGTTATTGGCTGCATCGCCCGCAACATTCCTTCGGCCTTGGACCATGTTTCGTACTCTTCGGTTTCGGGCACACTTCGCGCTGTGATTCCGCCCCCGACGGGGATTTGCCAGTATCCATGCGAGGCTGTGATGGTGCGGATCAAGATGTTGAAATCCGCTTGCCCGCCGGCGCCGATGTATCCCACCGAACCACAGTAAGCGCCACGCGGGTGCTTTTCCAGTTCGGCAATCGTTCGCATTGCTTCAATTTTGGGTGCACCGGTGACGCTGCCGCCGGGGAAGCAAGCTTTCAGCAAGTCCACGATGCTAAGTTCGGGCCGCAATTGGCCTTCGACGACCGAGACTAAGTGCTGGACATATTGATACCGTTCGACTTGGCAAAGCTGGCTGACGATGATCGAATCGTCCTCGCAGACTCGCGATAAATCGTTGCGCATCAGGTCCACGATCATCACATTTTCTGCGCGATCCTTTTCGCTGGCGAGCAGTTTTTGCGCCAGTTTTAGGTTGACGTCGTCATGGTTGGTTCGCCGCACTGTACCCTTGATTGGCCGTGTCTGAACTCGTCGGCCACGAACTTTCAAGAAGCCTTCGGGCGAACTGCTTAGCACTTGGAATTCGCCGCCGTCGTAGTACGCCCCAAGCGGTGCCGGGTTCGCATCTCGCAGTCGTTGATAGAGTTCCGGGGACCGGCGATCTGCTCGGCGAATCAATCGCTGAGCCAGATTGACTTGGAAGGAATCGCCGTCGCAAATCCGGCGCACTACGTCAGCCACCGCATCGCAAAACTCTTGCCGAGTAAAGTTGCTAGTGACGCCTTCGCGATCGGTGTCGCGTTGGTCGGCAAGCTTGGCCGCAGCGGTCGCTTCGTGAGCCGGCGCCGCAGACAGATTCGCTGTTCGTTGCTTGCTAGCCGGCGCGTTCAAAATTGCCTTGACTTGCTCAATCCGCTTTTGGGCAATCGAGACGCGTTGCTTGGGATCCGTTGCCGGCATTCCTTGAGCAACAATCCAAGCCTTGCCGGTGAGATGGTCAAACGCAATCGTCCAGTCGTACAGTCCGACCGACATTGCCGGCATCGGCAGATCGTTTTTTGCGGCGAGTCCAACTGGTTCTAACCAGGCTGCCGATTCGTAGCCGATCAGTCCAGCAATTCCACCTTGGAAGGGTGGTAAATCTGGGTTCAATTCAGTCGGCAGCCCTTCGCACCACGATTGGAGCGTCGGCCAAGGATCGGCGTCGCCGTCCGATGCAACAAGTTGTTCGATCGGGTCGGACATCAAGAACGAATATCGTCCCAGCGGAATGCCATCGCCGTCGGTGGGTCCCGGAGAGGCCGAATCGAGCCAC
Proteins encoded in this window:
- a CDS encoding anthranilate synthase component I family protein, with the protein product MSTLDTATLLPIAELLTPEFSLLEAFERLSSRPGCLWLDSASPGPTDGDGIPLGRYSFLMSDPIEQLVASDGDADPWPTLQSWCEGLPTELNPDLPPFQGGIAGLIGYESAAWLEPVGLAAKNDLPMPAMSVGLYDWTIAFDHLTGKAWIVAQGMPATDPKQRVSIAQKRIEQVKAILNAPASKQRTANLSAAPAHEATAAAKLADQRDTDREGVTSNFTRQEFCDAVADVVRRICDGDSFQVNLAQRLIRRADRRSPELYQRLRDANPAPLGAYYDGGEFQVLSSSPEGFLKVRGRRVQTRPIKGTVRRTNHDDVNLKLAQKLLASEKDRAENVMIVDLMRNDLSRVCEDDSIIVSQLCQVERYQYVQHLVSVVEGQLRPELSIVDLLKACFPGGSVTGAPKIEAMRTIAELEKHPRGAYCGSVGYIGAGGQADFNILIRTITASHGYWQIPVGGGITARSVPETEEYETWSKAEGMLRAMQPITQASADGNKP
- a CDS encoding STAS domain-containing protein, giving the protein MSDSEMICVSMQGAETTVSFSPDHINRTETAQKISWDLCELIEDTQSGETPLDHIVLDFRGIDRIGSAGLNGLIGIKSKARSHGVRVVLSNVQESVRDVFALTRLERMFEFRTVDGRGVTFG
- a CDS encoding SGNH/GDSL hydrolase family protein codes for the protein MMRLNIALSLCLFPLLCVAQDTATPIAQDISPTIVFGPYEYESKPDDEAFDEFNPMKAPAPGPMLLSKGDRLAILGDSITEQKRYSRMIETYLTVCYPQLEIETRQFGWSGEKTDGMLRRLEQDVLRFSPTVATLSYGMNDARYRPFDWVNGRWYRDHYTAIVRKLKASDVDVVVGSPGCSGKIAKWVNAKNGTLEEHNLNLCTLRDICIEIANSEDVRFADVFWPMFKAQVLAGKQYGQPDNPYEVAGADGIHPGWAGHVIMAYAYLRAMGIDGKIGQFTIDMNDDSVSASDGHTAKLTSAGTIVITSNRYPMVAEGSLDDENMIRSGMMLVPFFEELNQFTLTVTGLESEFADVQWGEQIQRFSSVELAAGVNLPKAFPSNPFSRPFAKVDEAVAAKQTYETEQIKKVFHGAEGKRDIEAAATRTEAIRTPLAKAIRDAMVPVTHTITVTPSK